CACCACGAGGTCCTGAAACACTTCATCAAAAGCCAGATTCCGCCCACACGTCTGTCCCTGGCTGCCCTGGAAACGCTGGCGGTCATTGCCTACAAGCAACCGGTCACTGTTCCCGAGATCCAGGAGATCCGCGGCGTCCAGGCCAGTGGCGTTATCAAGACACTCCTCGACAAGAAATTTGTTGCGACATCCGGCCGCAAAGAAGTGCTCGGCCGTCCCATCCTGTACAAAACGACGAAGGACTTCCTCATCCATTTCGGACTCAAAGATCTGAGCGATTTGCCGAGCATGGAAGAATTTGAAGAGTTGATCAAGAACCAGGCCGCCGCAGAGGAAGAAATCCCGGAAGAAGTCTGAGGTCGCATTAACACCCATGTCCGAACACAAAGCAACCATCAAGTGGAAGTTTTCTGAAGGTGATTTTCTGAAAGGCAGTTACTCGCGCGAACATACATGGACGTTCGACGGCGGTATGACGGTAGCCGCCTCCTCCTCGCCCGCCGCTGTGCGCGTCCCCTTTTCCAATCCGGCGAATGTCGATCCGGAAGAGGCATACGTGGCTTCGCTTTCGAGCTGCCACATGCTGACGTATCTGTACGTCGCGTCGCGCAAAGGGTTCGAGA
This sequence is a window from Terriglobia bacterium. Protein-coding genes within it:
- the scpB gene encoding SMC-Scp complex subunit ScpB, translated to MNYQNLSALLEAIVYLAKEPVSLDAIHKALPDVDRAELKQTLDELIERYRVPERGIEIREVADGYRFSTKPEHHEVLKHFIKSQIPPTRLSLAALETLAVIAYKQPVTVPEIQEIRGVQASGVIKTLLDKKFVATSGRKEVLGRPILYKTTKDFLIHFGLKDLSDLPSMEEFEELIKNQAAAEEEIPEEV
- a CDS encoding OsmC family protein, translated to MSEHKATIKWKFSEGDFLKGSYSREHTWTFDGGMTVAASSSPAAVRVPFSNPANVDPEEAYVASLSSCHMLTYLYVASRKGFEIDSYEDEAVGVISKNERGIPWVSVVTLHPRITYSGSKTPTSEEEDSLHHAAHEQCFIANSVKTEVKVERI